In the genome of Brachionichthys hirsutus isolate HB-005 unplaced genomic scaffold, CSIRO-AGI_Bhir_v1 contig_131, whole genome shotgun sequence, the window GCAGAGCTGGAGGGCAAAGAGaaggtatttaaaataaaaataaaataaaaaagcaggagAAGCACAAACAACGAGAGCAAAAAACCCGACACGTGGTGAGCTTTAAAGTTATTACCGTTAATATAATGCATCCCGTTTCGCACTGGAGGTGTAAAACGTGCTTCTCATTTgattagaacccccccccccccggctaccTGTACTGGTCGTAGACCCCCGGGCAGTAGAGCAGGGCGGTGAAGACGTGTTGTTCCGGACACAAACTCTGCAGCACCAGGCTGATCCCGTACAGGGAGgtcaacaggaagaggaggagcgtaAGCAGGAAGCTGCGATGATTGGTCTGCCCCACGCAGCTGTTGATCCTACGGGGCCacaaacagagggggggggaaacgcACGCAGGCGGACCAGACGTCGCGCCGGGTTACGctacagcacgcacacacacacacacacacacacaggacgcTTTAATGGAACCCACCAGACACAGTGGTGGTCGAGACGCAGGACACACACGCCACAGATCCCACAGTGTCCCGCCCTCGGGGGTCGCGCCGCCTCACACACCGAACACCAGTTCCTCCGGCTGCTTTCCGTTAGCTCCGCCCGCTCCGGCGTCCCCGCCAGGTCGGTCGCCGTCAAGGCCGCGTCCTGCGTCCCCCGATTGAGGACAGGGTTAGGGTCTTCCAGGGGGGCGTGGTACTTTATCTTGCTGTGGACCGACTCTGGGTTTGGCCGCACAACTCCGGGGTCTCTCTTGGTGAGTACGAGGGCCACCAGAGTGAAGACGAGCCCCGCAGTTACCAGCGCCGTCTGGACGCGGCTAACAAAGAGCTCCGTGACGAACAAGTAGTACACGTATCCCAGGGAGAAGAGGGCgaggctgaggaagaagagcgtcCGTCCCTTCCTGCGGTGGGTGGAATAGTAGTACCATAGCACCAGGCCGGGCAGAGCCGTCAGGACCGCCACGCCGAGCAGGAAGTGGAGCGCGGCGATgtgcaggaggacaggaaggaggataAGAGGAGGGATGATGGACAGGTCAACTCTTCTGGCTCCGCCCCACAGCCATGGTACACGAATCCGGTCTTGAAAGACTTCGGCCACCTTCGATAGAGATTCGGGTCTCTGAGGGTCCCTCTTCAGAAACCTgtcaaatgtgaaaaagaaatattttttcacTTGATGTTCAATTTGAACTTTTAAAGTTTTGAGCACAGCCACAATCAATACGGACTCCCTGTTGGATCTACAGTCGGTGATGAGCTCAGGGTAAAGGTTCCCGATCCAATGTTTGACGCCTCACCTGTCGCAGGCGTCGTCCAGGTCTTCGCAGTCGCAAAAGCAGGCCGCCACATGGCTGCGCTCTCCCCGTCCGTTCACGTACTCGCAGCAGCACAACGTCTCCTCCTCCCGCCGCGCCACCCTGGCGGCTCGGCTCCTCATGGCGGACGGACGCACGGCCTGCCAAACAATCAGAAAACGttcaccgtcatcatcatcagctgtgTTATAGATACGATCGCCTTCAGAGCCTGTTGACACTATTTATTTGTCTTACGTGTCAAGTATCAAAACAGCGGattcaacacattttaaaataatagtAATTCTCCATTTTAAAATTGGttgtgcatttatatatatggtttatatatatatatagttttgttctgttttgctATCACAGCGACCCAAGATCTGGATCGATCCGGCTGCAGCGCCTCGCATCCAGAGGTTGTACCAGTCCATAGGGAGCAGGATTACCGACTGCTGGAATGAACGCTGATGTGGACGCACCGATTACCGTGTGTTGATTATTGTGTTGATCATTCCGTGAATTTAGTTTGCGTAACCGATTAAATAGAAATGCCATGAAAAGTTAACACGGAACAAAACCAAACACGCCCAACCCCGTAAATGTGCAAATAAACACCCAAGGTGTATTTTATAATAAGTTTATTCTCctcttgtatttatttgacTCTTCTGAACTCGCTCTCGTTCATTCCTTCCGGTTCCTTTCAGTTTAGCACCGCGTGTCTCATAAACACCGCCCGGAGATCAGTCAACCGAAGATTAAATGAAGCGCGCCCAACAAATCGCATGATTCATGCCAGCCTGTACTTTACCTGAGCGGCGAGCGTCTACAAGCCAAAGCTTCGGATCGGGCATCGAAACAAAGTCCCTCTCCCGTTAACGTCAGCGGCGCTCGGTGCTTCCGGAAACCGGGAGCAAACAGCTGATCCCGGAGCAGCTCCTTTCGTCTCCTCCACCAAAGTCAGCGCAGCTTCCGTTCTGACGTCACAGAGAAGACCGACTGTCCCCGCCCAGCGCACAACTTATACTGTTTTAATCACTCACAATGTTTGTgcagtgttgtgtgttttttttttaatagagtTATGTTAATTATtgccatttaaccctttcagaGACAGTGCTTAAgtctttctgctgctgatgGGGTGTATCGAATGACATGCTTCACCACCCCACACCGCCAGAGGGCGTGGCGGACCTTAATATgagaaataaagtcataatattGATGTCAGAAGTGGAATTTCCGACTTCCAGAAGAATGGAGAGGGAAATCGACGAACACGTTTCAATAATCTGTATATATCGCAACTTGTGTGAAAGCTAGAAGATATGTATAAACTATAACTGTGCAAAATATAACGAGTCACATACTGAAAGAAAATCTGGTGAACTAAACAAAACAATCTTTCACATCCAAGTAAGAACAAACACGTAACTTTTTTTTACGGTGTATTGCAATAAGgctaaaaatgtacaaaacagCGACCAGTTATTCCACAAATTGATGAGACAAGCGCAAAAGTGTTATGAACAGAAATAGTGATTGAACTGAGGGTGACGCAACGCCGTAAACGTGAAACAAGACTCAAGACAGCTGCAGTGGTGCGTCACAAACTACtgaggaaaacaacaaactCGCATTTTGTGCCGACAGTATTGGCACACAGTACTGATCATCTTTGTTGAAACGACAGATCAAAACATGTTGAAATTTGCATTCAACAAATCTTCAAATCATTCAGTGCAGAAAATGAGGGGAAGAGACGACCTTAAACCGATTCACATGTACAGATGACAAATGAGGCACCGTTACCTTTAATGCAATCCCTCCGTTCTGTCCAGCATGGAGTAAAAACACGATAAATCCAGTGCACGGCACAATTGGCTCATATATAGTAATATAAAAACCTGATTTTCCCATTTGTAATTCACGCTGCACTGAATGCTTATATAGACACAATGatttatgaaaagaaaatatttattgtacAAATTTTTAAAAGATCTATAAAACACTttggttttaaataaagttgattACCCCtgaatttaaaaagataaaaggaTATACAGTAAATCATCCGGTGTGGCATCTCTCCCAGAGTAAAAGTAGGCACATTAGAGACGTTTCCGAAGTCCAGCGTCAGCATTTGTGCAAACAGAAACCAGCTCAAGAAGCTGACAGCCGGGCTCTGCAGAAATGTCATCCGCTGCTCGCTGTGGATCAGACTCGGGTTTAACTTCCTCCTCACAGCTTTAGACGCTTCGTGAGTAAACCCAGGTAACGTGTACAACGCCAGGGGTCTGGAGACGTCTCCATGGCAGCATCGCTAAACATCCCGGCTCTCCTCGAAGGAGGTTTGccgctgggggaggggggggggggtatgaggcTGCTGTTGCTGGGCGTGGAGCGTCACTGTGGTGTTGCTGTGCGATTGGCCATTGCAAAGTTTTTCTGTAGGACCAACAGAGAGCCGCGAAGctgtgaggaaaataaaaaagtgacaCGATTAAATATTTCTTGGCTCGGGCTGCGTCCGAACAAAGTTAATTTTTCAAATAGCTCTTACGCCAAAAACGTCCacagtatttaaaaaatgtaactcaGAATCACACCTGTTCTAAAAGGTTGATGGAATCCTGCAGTACGGTTTTCAACAGCTGAGAATCCTCGCTGGTCCGATGCACCGATCCCCGTCTGGCAGAATAATCACGGGCCAAGCTGCCAGAGGAAATGAGAGAGGCTGGTTAACtacacagagagggagaagcAAAACGAAGGAAGAGTACGAAGACTCGTTCCCTCGTTCA includes:
- the LOC137916448 gene encoding palmitoyltransferase ZDHHC23-B-like, whose protein sequence is MRSRAARVARREEETLCCCEYVNGRGERSHVAACFCDCEDLDDACDRFLKRDPQRPESLSKVAEVFQDRIRVPWLWGGARRVDLSIIPPLILLPVLLHIAALHFLLGVAVLTALPGLVLWYYYSTHRRKGRTLFFLSLALFSLGYVYYLFVTELFVSRVQTALVTAGLVFTLVALVLTKRDPGVVRPNPESVHSKIKYHAPLEDPNPVLNRGTQDAALTATDLAGTPERAELTESSRRNWCSVCEAARPPRAGHCGICGVCVLRLDHHCVWINSCVGQTNHRSFLLTLLLFLLTSLYGISLVLQSLCPEQHVFTALLYCPGVYDQYSSAICFTCAWYSSIVTGGLLHLLAVQAINISFNVTTREARSALRDKTARGAYWGLVVDPGVYSRGFCGNWAEFMTMEEDMNSRPLGQTDPV